One genomic segment of Pseudomonas fortuita includes these proteins:
- a CDS encoding c-type cytochrome, with protein sequence MTHRFARTAGWLALPCLVAAGLLAWYVTREPASPFADAQATAADPALISRGEYVARLGDCVACHSLPDGKPFAGGLEMATPLGAIHATNITPDRDSGIGSYSLADFDRAVRQGVAPGGRRLYPAMPYPSYAKLSDDDVRALYAFFMHNVQPARQANLPSDIPWPLNLRWPIALWNGLFAATSPYADKPGQDAQWNRGAYIVQGPGHCGSCHTPRGLAFNEKALDEGGKPFLAGALLDGWYAPSLRADPNTGLGRWSEAEIAQFLKTGRNRHAVVFGSMTEAFNNSTQFMHDDDLAAIAHYLKSLPGDPQRDGAPWQYRVESAAARLDSPGAHTYVTRCASCHGLDGKGQAEWMPPLAGATSALARENASAINITLNGSQRVVAAGVPDAYRMPAFRQQLSDQEIAEVLSFVRTAWGNQGGAVDAQAVGKLRGHTDPASSSPIILHMR encoded by the coding sequence ATGACCCATCGTTTCGCAAGAACCGCTGGCTGGCTGGCGCTGCCGTGCCTTGTCGCGGCAGGCCTGCTGGCCTGGTATGTGACCCGCGAGCCGGCCTCGCCGTTTGCCGACGCACAGGCCACTGCCGCTGACCCGGCCCTGATCAGCCGCGGCGAGTACGTCGCCCGCCTCGGCGACTGCGTGGCCTGCCACAGCCTGCCGGACGGCAAGCCGTTCGCGGGTGGACTGGAAATGGCCACCCCGCTGGGGGCCATCCACGCCACCAACATCACCCCCGACCGCGACAGCGGTATCGGCAGCTACAGCCTGGCCGATTTCGACCGTGCCGTACGCCAGGGTGTCGCCCCTGGTGGCAGGCGGCTGTACCCGGCCATGCCCTACCCGTCCTACGCCAAACTCAGCGATGATGATGTCAGGGCGTTGTATGCGTTTTTCATGCACAACGTGCAACCCGCCCGGCAGGCCAATCTGCCCAGCGACATTCCCTGGCCGCTGAACCTGCGCTGGCCCATTGCCTTATGGAATGGCCTGTTCGCCGCCACCTCGCCATACGCCGACAAGCCCGGCCAGGATGCGCAGTGGAACCGGGGGGCCTACATCGTCCAGGGCCCAGGTCACTGCGGCAGCTGCCACACCCCACGCGGCCTGGCGTTCAACGAAAAGGCCCTGGATGAAGGCGGCAAACCCTTCCTGGCCGGCGCCCTGCTCGACGGCTGGTACGCACCGAGCCTGCGCGCCGACCCTAACACCGGGCTGGGGCGCTGGAGCGAGGCAGAAATCGCGCAGTTCCTGAAAACCGGGCGCAACCGGCATGCCGTGGTGTTCGGCTCGATGACTGAGGCGTTCAACAACTCCACGCAATTCATGCATGACGATGACCTGGCCGCCATTGCCCATTACCTGAAATCACTGCCCGGCGATCCACAGCGTGACGGCGCGCCATGGCAGTACCGGGTCGAATCGGCAGCGGCACGGCTCGACAGCCCGGGGGCGCACACCTATGTGACCCGCTGCGCGTCTTGCCACGGCCTGGACGGCAAAGGCCAAGCCGAGTGGATGCCGCCATTGGCAGGGGCCACCTCGGCACTGGCCAGGGAGAACGCCTCAGCGATCAATATCACCCTCAATGGTTCGCAGCGGGTGGTGGCTGCCGGGGTGCCGGATGCCTATCGCATGCCAGCTTTCCGCCAGCAGTTGAGTGACCAGGAGATTGCCGAAGTGCTGAGTTTTGTGCGTACGGCCTGGGGCAACCAGGGTGGTGCGGTGGATGCGCAGGCGGTAGGCAAGTTGCGTGGTCATACCGACCCGGCCAGCAGCAGCCCGATCATCTTGCATATGCGCTGA
- a CDS encoding substrate-binding periplasmic protein, translated as MIERCLRQALLLLPCLLLAFPGAAQEPCRRLTATGNPEYPPYLWRDPQNPRQLIGANADLLKYLGKQLGLEIEVVYGGPWSRAQEEVRTGRIDLLAGYFITHARQQQMDFVAPPFLHTPSVVWVRQDNAFAYHQWADLKGRKGGTLVNNSHGQQFDEYAQANLTLEAVPGARQAFEKLMHKRSDYVVYEQYPGMALARTLGITDTVQVLQPPVSSEGLYLAMSHESPCNKPQLREALAREMAKVVGGALPEQLLKQNLERWQ; from the coding sequence ATGATCGAGCGTTGCTTGCGTCAAGCCTTGCTGTTGTTGCCTTGCCTGTTGCTGGCTTTTCCGGGCGCAGCGCAAGAGCCCTGCCGACGGCTGACCGCTACCGGTAACCCTGAGTATCCACCTTACCTATGGCGCGATCCGCAGAACCCTCGGCAACTGATCGGTGCCAACGCCGACCTGCTCAAATACCTGGGCAAGCAGCTGGGGCTGGAAATCGAGGTGGTGTACGGTGGGCCTTGGTCGCGTGCCCAAGAAGAAGTCCGCACAGGCCGGATCGACCTGCTGGCCGGGTATTTCATCACCCACGCCCGGCAGCAACAGATGGACTTTGTCGCCCCGCCATTCCTGCACACCCCGAGCGTAGTCTGGGTACGCCAGGACAATGCCTTTGCCTACCATCAATGGGCAGACCTCAAGGGCCGCAAAGGCGGGACCCTGGTCAACAACAGCCATGGCCAGCAGTTCGATGAATATGCCCAGGCAAACCTCACCCTGGAAGCGGTGCCCGGCGCCCGGCAGGCGTTCGAGAAGCTGATGCACAAGCGCAGTGACTACGTGGTGTACGAGCAGTACCCCGGGATGGCGCTGGCCCGCACGTTGGGTATCACTGATACCGTGCAGGTGTTGCAGCCGCCTGTATCCAGTGAAGGGTTGTACCTGGCTATGTCACATGAATCGCCCTGCAACAAGCCACAGCTGCGTGAGGCGCTGGCGCGGGAGATGGCGAAGGTCGTTGGCGGGGCGCTGCCTGAGCAACTGCTGAAGCAGAACCTGGAGCGGTGGCAGTAA
- a CDS encoding LysE family translocator, protein MDAHSLFAFTLVAAIAIASPGPATLMAINNSLAHGQRSAIWSSLGNGSGLFCLSAAAMLGLGALLASSEVLFNAVKILGAGYLFYLGARQLLKKNPMLEQGAAEGAVKVRPTPLKLYKSAFLTAVTNPKATMFFTALFPQFIDQGAALLPQFLTLTGIFVSLSLASLSLYAALAARAKGVLTRPSMSRWVSRVVGTTFIGFGAAILAMRRQGA, encoded by the coding sequence ATGGATGCTCACTCGCTGTTTGCGTTTACCCTGGTCGCCGCCATCGCGATTGCCAGCCCCGGTCCTGCCACCCTGATGGCCATCAACAACAGCCTTGCCCACGGCCAGCGCAGTGCGATCTGGTCGTCGCTGGGCAATGGCTCGGGCCTGTTCTGCCTGTCGGCTGCGGCCATGCTTGGGCTGGGCGCCTTGCTGGCCAGCTCCGAAGTACTGTTCAACGCTGTGAAGATCCTGGGGGCAGGTTACCTGTTCTACCTCGGTGCGCGGCAGTTGCTGAAAAAGAACCCGATGCTGGAGCAGGGCGCTGCTGAGGGGGCTGTCAAGGTACGGCCCACACCGCTGAAGTTGTACAAATCGGCTTTCCTCACAGCAGTGACCAACCCCAAGGCGACCATGTTTTTCACCGCGCTGTTCCCGCAGTTCATCGACCAAGGGGCGGCGTTGTTGCCGCAGTTTCTGACCCTGACCGGGATTTTCGTGAGCTTGTCGCTTGCATCTCTGAGCTTGTATGCCGCACTGGCCGCGCGGGCCAAGGGCGTACTGACCCGGCCGTCGATGTCACGCTGGGTGAGCCGCGTGGTGGGTACCACCTTTATCGGCTTTGGCGCGGCGATTCTGGCAATGCGTCGGCAGGGCGCCTGA
- a CDS encoding DUF1289 domain-containing protein, with protein sequence MAKDIDNPCVSLCQLNSELCVSCGRTRDEIRKWRGMKRPEKMATVQRAATRMKAIAKKAAKRQND encoded by the coding sequence ATGGCCAAAGACATCGATAACCCCTGCGTCTCGTTATGCCAGCTCAACAGCGAGCTGTGCGTGAGCTGTGGTCGCACCCGCGACGAAATTCGCAAATGGCGGGGCATGAAACGCCCGGAAAAGATGGCCACGGTGCAGCGCGCGGCGACGCGGATGAAAGCTATCGCCAAGAAGGCAGCCAAGCGGCAGAATGACTGA
- a CDS encoding BCCT family transporter: MAKEHITETLDLGVTDPSKTAEARQDRHFEGKLDWIVFGFTSLLAVAFVLWGFLNQASLASSASSAQSWVILNFGWFFVLTSTLFVVFVLWLAASRYGRVPLGRDGEQPEFRTVSWVAMMFSAGMGIGLMFFGVAEPLSHYVTPPPGSATGQTSEAMQVAMATTLFHWTLHPWAMYAIVGLVIAYGTYRRGRSQLISAAFRPLIGKHANGPLGRLIDMMAIFATLFGSAASLGLGALQIAGGLEYNGWVESPGKLFYIAIITLLTIAFVTSAVSGVGKGIQWLSNTNMVLALVLAAFVFMVGPTLLMLNLLPTSIGIYIKMLPEMMARTNASDGDQMNSWLAGWTVFYWAWWISWTPFVGMFIARISRGRTIRQFVTGVLLVPSLVSLVWFTIFGGASIDALREGAFQLANGAVNSNHALYQLLDSYPLASASSVLVMILVGIFFVSGADAASLVMGTLSEHGTTAPSRRTVIFWGALTGTVAAIMLAIGDPSDPGEALTGLQNLTIVVALPFVVVMVLLCLALYRDLRKDPMMLRHLRGNELIEKAVLYGAVKHGEEFYIVVQEKKASVKVAAAASEVSET; this comes from the coding sequence ATGGCAAAGGAACACATCACCGAAACACTCGACCTTGGCGTGACGGACCCCTCGAAAACCGCAGAAGCCCGCCAGGACAGGCATTTCGAGGGCAAGCTCGACTGGATCGTCTTTGGTTTTACCAGCCTCCTGGCTGTCGCGTTCGTCCTCTGGGGCTTCCTCAACCAGGCCAGCCTCGCCAGCAGCGCCTCCAGCGCGCAGTCCTGGGTCATTCTCAACTTCGGCTGGTTCTTCGTGCTCACCTCCACACTTTTCGTGGTATTCGTGCTGTGGCTGGCTGCCAGCCGTTATGGCCGGGTGCCACTGGGTCGTGATGGCGAACAGCCAGAATTCCGCACGGTGTCCTGGGTGGCAATGATGTTCAGTGCCGGCATGGGCATCGGCCTGATGTTCTTTGGCGTTGCCGAGCCGCTGTCGCACTATGTGACGCCGCCCCCCGGCTCGGCCACCGGGCAGACCAGCGAGGCGATGCAGGTGGCCATGGCCACCACCCTGTTCCACTGGACGCTGCACCCCTGGGCCATGTACGCCATCGTGGGCCTGGTGATTGCCTACGGTACCTACCGCCGCGGCCGCTCGCAGCTGATTTCCGCGGCCTTCCGGCCGTTGATCGGCAAGCACGCCAACGGCCCCCTCGGCCGCCTGATCGACATGATGGCGATCTTCGCCACGCTTTTCGGCTCGGCGGCCTCGCTGGGCCTGGGTGCGCTACAGATTGCCGGCGGGCTGGAATACAACGGCTGGGTCGAAAGCCCCGGCAAGCTGTTCTACATCGCCATCATCACCCTGCTGACCATTGCCTTCGTCACCTCGGCGGTGTCCGGTGTCGGCAAGGGCATCCAGTGGCTGTCCAACACCAACATGGTGCTGGCACTGGTGCTGGCAGCGTTCGTGTTCATGGTCGGCCCTACCCTGCTCATGCTCAACCTGCTGCCGACCTCGATCGGTATCTACATCAAGATGCTGCCCGAAATGATGGCCCGCACCAACGCCAGTGACGGCGATCAGATGAACAGCTGGCTGGCCGGCTGGACCGTGTTCTACTGGGCCTGGTGGATTTCCTGGACACCGTTCGTAGGCATGTTTATCGCCCGCATCAGCCGCGGTCGTACCATCCGCCAGTTCGTCACCGGCGTGCTGCTGGTGCCCAGCCTGGTCAGCCTGGTGTGGTTCACCATTTTTGGCGGTGCTTCCATCGATGCCCTGCGCGAAGGCGCCTTCCAGCTGGCCAACGGTGCAGTCAACAGCAACCACGCGCTGTACCAGCTGCTCGACAGCTACCCGCTGGCATCGGCCTCCTCGGTACTGGTGATGATCCTGGTGGGCATCTTCTTTGTCTCCGGTGCCGATGCGGCGTCACTGGTGATGGGCACGCTGTCGGAACACGGCACCACCGCACCCTCGCGGCGCACGGTGATTTTCTGGGGCGCGCTCACCGGAACGGTGGCAGCGATCATGCTGGCGATCGGCGACCCGAGCGACCCTGGCGAGGCGCTGACCGGGCTGCAGAACCTGACCATCGTCGTGGCCTTGCCCTTTGTCGTGGTGATGGTGCTGCTGTGCCTGGCGCTGTACCGCGACCTGCGCAAAGACCCGATGATGCTGCGCCACCTGCGCGGCAACGAGCTGATCGAAAAGGCGGTGTTGTACGGGGCTGTGAAACATGGTGAGGAGTTCTACATCGTGGTGCAGGAGAAGAAGGCTTCGGTGAAAGTGGCAGCAGCAGCGAGCGAGGTGTCCGAAACCTGA
- a CDS encoding VOC family protein, with product MTAKNTLCLWYDNDAEQAANFYASIFPDSKLIALHKAPADYPSGKEGDVITVEFTVMGIPCVGLNGGATFKHSEAFSFQVSTEDQAETDRLWEAIIANGGEASVCGWCKDKWGISWQITPRILIEAIGHPDRAAAKRAFEAMMQMGKIDVAKIAAALKG from the coding sequence ATGACTGCCAAGAACACCCTCTGCCTCTGGTACGACAATGATGCCGAGCAGGCTGCCAACTTCTATGCCAGCATTTTCCCGGACAGCAAGTTGATCGCACTGCACAAGGCCCCGGCAGACTACCCCTCGGGCAAGGAGGGCGATGTCATTACCGTCGAATTCACCGTCATGGGCATACCCTGTGTGGGGCTTAATGGCGGCGCTACGTTCAAACATTCTGAGGCGTTTTCATTCCAGGTCAGTACCGAAGACCAAGCCGAAACCGACCGTTTGTGGGAGGCGATTATCGCAAACGGTGGCGAGGCCAGCGTTTGTGGCTGGTGCAAGGACAAATGGGGGATTTCCTGGCAGATCACCCCCCGTATCCTGATAGAGGCCATCGGCCACCCTGACCGCGCTGCGGCAAAGCGGGCGTTCGAGGCCATGATGCAGATGGGCAAAATCGATGTGGCCAAGATTGCAGCGGCATTGAAGGGGTGA
- a CDS encoding OprD family porin, protein MTCRSPLKLAACMALSGVGNLAMASDEPAQGFAEGSTLSVLNRNFYFNRDNRDAAAPTRNPGKQPDNGYSEAWAHAVIARFESGFTQGTVGVGLDAFAMLGLKLDTGGGRNGGRSSFDVLPVDHDGQARDQYTKFGGAAKVRLYDTVLKVGDVFPANPVVAAGDSRLLPESFRGVTLENTSIKDLVLQAGRLHAMSQPVSSDLRENFMTFYGGPVDSPWIAYGGGDYTLNDYVSVSLFSSRLKDVWNQYYAGTSLSWPLSDELALIGGFNYYKAVDEGQQRLGAFDNNIWSAKLGVRFGAHTLALTHQRNNGDDDFDYLRQSDSIFLDNSIQYSDFNSPKERSWMLRYDLNMAAYGIPGLSFMTRYGKGTDADYSNANAFYMRRDADGNPLTDQKRWERDIEVKYVVQTGAAKDLSLRVRQATTRATAFESDLDEVRLIVEYPLSVL, encoded by the coding sequence ATGACCTGCAGATCACCCCTGAAACTGGCTGCGTGCATGGCGCTCTCCGGCGTCGGCAACCTGGCGATGGCGTCGGACGAACCCGCGCAGGGTTTTGCCGAGGGCAGCACGCTCAGCGTGCTCAACCGCAACTTCTACTTCAACCGCGACAACCGCGATGCCGCAGCCCCCACGCGCAACCCCGGCAAACAACCTGATAACGGCTATTCCGAAGCTTGGGCGCATGCTGTCATTGCCCGTTTCGAGTCAGGTTTCACCCAGGGCACCGTAGGCGTTGGCCTGGATGCGTTCGCCATGCTCGGCCTCAAACTGGACACCGGGGGCGGCCGCAATGGCGGGCGCAGTTCGTTCGATGTTTTGCCGGTAGACCACGACGGTCAGGCCCGTGACCAGTACACCAAATTCGGTGGTGCCGCCAAGGTGCGCCTGTACGACACGGTGCTGAAGGTAGGCGATGTGTTCCCTGCTAACCCGGTGGTGGCCGCTGGCGACTCACGGCTGCTGCCGGAAAGCTTCCGGGGCGTAACCCTGGAGAATACCAGCATCAAGGACCTTGTCCTGCAGGCCGGGCGCCTGCATGCCATGAGCCAGCCGGTGTCCAGTGACCTGCGGGAAAACTTCATGACCTTCTACGGCGGCCCGGTCGATTCGCCATGGATCGCCTACGGCGGCGGTGACTACACGCTGAACGATTATGTCAGTGTCAGCCTGTTCAGCAGCCGGCTCAAGGATGTGTGGAATCAGTATTACGCCGGCACCAGCCTGAGCTGGCCCCTGAGTGATGAGCTGGCGTTGATTGGCGGCTTCAACTATTACAAAGCCGTTGATGAAGGGCAGCAGCGCCTGGGCGCCTTCGACAACAACATCTGGAGCGCCAAACTGGGGGTGCGCTTCGGCGCCCACACCCTGGCGCTGACTCACCAGCGCAACAATGGCGACGATGATTTCGACTACCTGCGCCAATCCGACTCGATCTTCCTCGACAACTCCATCCAGTACAGCGATTTCAACTCGCCCAAGGAACGTTCGTGGATGCTGCGCTATGACCTGAACATGGCCGCCTATGGTATTCCCGGGCTGTCGTTCATGACGCGGTATGGCAAAGGCACCGACGCCGACTATTCCAATGCCAACGCCTTCTACATGCGCCGCGATGCCGACGGCAACCCGCTGACCGACCAGAAGCGCTGGGAGCGTGACATCGAGGTCAAGTACGTGGTGCAGACCGGCGCAGCCAAGGACCTGTCGTTGCGCGTACGCCAGGCTACCACCCGGGCCACGGCGTTCGAGTCGGACCTGGACGAGGTGCGGCTGATCGTGGAGTACCCGTTGTCGGTCCTGTGA
- a CDS encoding TIGR04211 family SH3 domain-containing protein gives MPESRPTAFVLPALRGGLIAALVALAAPVHAEEPASDARWVSDSLSTYVRSGPTDGHRIVGTLKSGQPLTLLGTQGNYSQVRGQNGDVVWILSNDLQAVPGQNERLPQLDAQVADLTGQLKTIDDSWKSRVQGMQETLDSRKKLIDELEARNKALNEQLDESQSTLRDTQARLGDENKQVMMRYMVYGGSIAGAGLLAGLILPALTRGRRKNDRWF, from the coding sequence ATGCCCGAATCCCGCCCAACCGCTTTCGTCCTCCCTGCCCTGCGCGGCGGCCTGATTGCCGCCCTGGTGGCCCTTGCCGCGCCGGTGCACGCCGAAGAGCCCGCCAGCGACGCACGCTGGGTCAGCGACAGCCTGAGCACCTATGTGCGCAGCGGCCCCACCGACGGCCACCGCATTGTCGGTACCCTGAAGTCCGGGCAACCGCTGACCCTGCTCGGCACTCAGGGCAATTACAGCCAGGTGCGTGGGCAGAATGGCGATGTGGTATGGATACTCAGCAACGACTTGCAGGCGGTGCCGGGCCAGAACGAGCGCCTGCCGCAGCTCGATGCCCAGGTGGCAGACCTGACAGGGCAGTTGAAAACCATCGATGACAGCTGGAAGAGCCGCGTACAGGGCATGCAGGAAACCCTCGACTCACGGAAAAAGCTGATCGACGAACTGGAGGCGCGCAACAAAGCGCTGAACGAGCAGCTCGACGAGAGCCAGTCGACCCTGCGCGATACCCAGGCGCGCCTGGGTGACGAGAACAAGCAGGTGATGATGCGCTACATGGTGTATGGCGGCAGCATTGCCGGCGCGGGCTTGCTGGCGGGGCTGATCTTGCCGGCACTGACCCGGGGGCGCAGGAAGAACGACCGCTGGTTCTGA
- a CDS encoding LysR family transcriptional regulator: protein MREISLDRLRTLVAIADLGSFAEAARQLNLAAPTISLHVAELEARIGAPLLGRARGQVRPTAIGETLLARARRLLADADLALDEVRRQVEGLTGRVRLGASTGAIAHLLPQALEHLRVDHPGIDVQVQVLTSQASLGRLREGTLDIGLVALPQVAGKGLTVTPWRRDPILAYVPADWQPPAKVTPAWLAQRSLILNDSSTQLSRVTGEWFAAAGFYPEPRIELNYNDAIKSLVGAGYGATLLPQEGEAGELDRRIARRPLRPGLWRQLGIACREGQMERATGYVLQALERLRQ from the coding sequence ATGCGCGAAATCAGCCTCGACCGCCTCCGCACCCTGGTGGCCATCGCCGACCTGGGATCTTTTGCCGAGGCCGCCCGCCAGCTCAACCTGGCAGCGCCTACCATCAGCCTGCATGTGGCCGAACTGGAAGCACGTATCGGCGCCCCGTTGCTTGGTCGCGCCCGCGGCCAGGTGCGCCCCACGGCCATTGGTGAAACGCTGCTGGCCCGTGCCCGGCGCCTGCTGGCCGACGCCGACCTGGCGCTGGACGAAGTGCGCCGTCAGGTTGAGGGGCTGACTGGCCGGGTACGCCTTGGCGCGTCTACCGGTGCTATCGCCCACCTACTGCCACAGGCGCTGGAGCACCTGCGTGTGGACCACCCGGGGATCGACGTGCAGGTACAAGTGCTGACATCCCAGGCGTCGCTGGGTCGATTGCGTGAGGGGACGCTGGATATCGGCCTGGTGGCCTTGCCGCAGGTGGCCGGCAAGGGGCTGACTGTTACCCCCTGGCGGCGCGACCCGATCCTGGCCTACGTACCGGCCGACTGGCAGCCGCCGGCGAAGGTCACGCCGGCCTGGCTGGCGCAGCGGTCGTTGATTCTCAACGACAGCAGTACCCAGCTGTCACGGGTTACCGGGGAATGGTTCGCGGCAGCGGGGTTTTACCCCGAGCCGCGGATCGAGCTGAATTACAACGATGCGATCAAAAGCCTGGTCGGCGCCGGGTATGGGGCGACGTTGTTGCCGCAGGAAGGCGAGGCAGGCGAGTTGGACCGGCGGATTGCGCGCCGGCCCCTGCGACCAGGGTTGTGGCGGCAATTGGGTATTGCCTGTCGGGAGGGGCAGATGGAACGGGCCACGGGGTATGTGTTGCAAGCATTGGAGCGGTTGCGGCAGTAG
- the argC gene encoding N-acetyl-gamma-glutamyl-phosphate reductase — protein sequence MHTPVVFIDGDQGTTGLQIHARLQGRSDLHLLTLPEAERKDLRRRREAINSADIALLCLPDDAAREAVATIHNPKVRVIDASSAHRTTPGWVYGLPELDEQQAERIARSTRVSNPGCYPTGAITLLRPLVKAGLLPADYPLGIHAISGYSGGGRAAVERHETSTGNAPALQLYGLELAHKHVPEIQQHAGLSARPVFMPGYGAYRQGIVLSIPLQLRLLPGQVSAEQLQACLEQHYQGARHVQVMPLHQQGTAANLDPEALNDSNDLRLALYANPEHGQVLLTAVFDNLGKGASGAAVQNLDLMLGAIQQQG from the coding sequence ATGCACACTCCTGTTGTCTTCATCGACGGCGACCAAGGCACAACCGGCCTGCAGATCCATGCTCGCCTGCAAGGCCGCAGCGACCTGCACCTGCTCACCCTGCCCGAGGCTGAGCGCAAAGACCTGCGGCGCCGCCGCGAGGCAATCAACAGCGCCGACATCGCCCTGCTGTGCCTGCCCGACGATGCCGCCCGCGAGGCCGTGGCGACGATCCACAACCCCAAGGTGCGGGTGATCGACGCCAGCTCCGCGCACCGCACCACCCCCGGCTGGGTCTATGGCCTGCCGGAACTCGACGAGCAGCAAGCCGAGCGCATCGCCCGAAGCACGCGTGTCAGCAACCCGGGCTGCTACCCCACTGGCGCCATCACCCTGCTCCGCCCCCTGGTCAAGGCCGGGTTGCTGCCAGCCGACTACCCACTGGGCATACATGCCATTTCTGGCTACTCCGGCGGTGGCCGCGCGGCGGTCGAGCGCCACGAAACCAGTACCGGCAATGCCCCGGCCCTGCAACTGTATGGGCTGGAGCTGGCACACAAGCACGTACCCGAAATCCAGCAACACGCCGGGCTGTCGGCGCGGCCGGTGTTCATGCCCGGCTACGGTGCCTACCGCCAGGGCATCGTGCTGAGTATCCCGCTGCAATTGCGCCTGCTGCCCGGCCAGGTCAGCGCCGAACAGCTGCAGGCCTGCCTGGAACAGCACTACCAGGGTGCCCGCCACGTCCAGGTTATGCCGCTGCATCAGCAAGGCACAGCCGCCAACCTTGACCCCGAAGCATTGAACGACAGCAACGACCTGCGCCTGGCGCTGTATGCCAACCCCGAGCATGGCCAGGTGCTGCTTACCGCGGTGTTCGACAACCTGGGCAAAGGCGCCTCCGGTGCGGCCGTGCAAAACCTCGACCTGATGCTCGGTGCAATACAGCAACAAGGCTGA
- a CDS encoding GNAT family N-acetyltransferase, with the protein MFILSRLDSVPPESFQNQIRELVIHHVGELSSVAITADNPLYPLYQYGVGMEVHQYLQALDGTRGLAVALTLALDAEAPDQLLGFALSLPAEDDEQACSLAFLAVRPSHRRQGIARALLSDLQARHACVELNAFASQVPWFETMGMQVVAANGPQVLMSSTGQASGALIGRLDIAPIYQAAEVLQIHTYLLNQQGEDAMIEAEQMRDERLDELAAQALECVHQRKTVH; encoded by the coding sequence ATGTTCATCCTGAGCCGCCTCGACAGCGTGCCGCCCGAATCCTTCCAGAACCAGATCCGCGAGCTGGTGATCCACCATGTCGGCGAACTGAGCAGTGTCGCCATCACCGCCGATAACCCGCTGTACCCGCTGTACCAGTACGGCGTAGGCATGGAGGTGCACCAATACCTGCAAGCGCTGGATGGCACCCGCGGCCTTGCCGTGGCGCTGACCCTTGCCCTGGATGCCGAGGCGCCGGACCAGCTGCTGGGCTTTGCCCTGTCGTTGCCGGCCGAGGACGATGAACAGGCGTGTTCATTGGCATTTCTTGCCGTGCGCCCCAGCCATCGCCGCCAGGGCATCGCCCGTGCCCTGCTGAGCGACCTGCAGGCACGTCATGCCTGTGTGGAACTGAATGCCTTTGCCAGCCAGGTGCCGTGGTTCGAGACGATGGGCATGCAAGTGGTGGCCGCCAATGGGCCGCAGGTGCTGATGAGCAGTACCGGCCAGGCCAGTGGTGCGCTGATCGGGCGCCTGGACATTGCGCCGATTTATCAGGCAGCTGAAGTGTTGCAGATTCATACCTACCTGCTTAATCAGCAGGGAGAGGATGCAATGATCGAAGCGGAGCAGATGCGCGATGAGCGGCTGGATGAACTGGCCGCCCAGGCGCTGGAGTGCGTACACCAGCGCAAGACCGTGCATTGA
- a CDS encoding ABC transporter permease, whose product MRTHVVHASLGLAGLLALMLLWWAGVAVFGQAEGLSARFSPAATLASLVELLGQGEVYGHIWVSLKRILVGLLLALLIGVPLGLLVGSYRHLEAATTPAFQFLRMISPLSWMPVVVMLMGVGDQPIYFLLAFAALWPILLNTAAGVRQLDPRWLQLSRSLSATRWETLCKVIVPGVIGHVLTGVRLAIGILWIVLVPCEMLGVSAGLGYFILDTRDRLAYSELMAMVLLIGVLGFVLDALARGLHRRWVHG is encoded by the coding sequence ATGCGCACGCATGTCGTACACGCCAGCCTTGGGCTGGCTGGGTTGCTGGCTTTGATGCTGCTGTGGTGGGCCGGTGTTGCCGTGTTTGGCCAGGCCGAAGGGCTGTCGGCGCGCTTTTCGCCGGCGGCAACGTTGGCCAGCCTGGTCGAGCTGTTGGGGCAGGGTGAGGTTTACGGGCACATCTGGGTCAGCCTCAAACGTATTCTGGTCGGGCTGCTGCTGGCGCTACTGATTGGCGTGCCGTTGGGCTTGCTGGTGGGCAGCTATCGGCACCTGGAAGCGGCGACCACGCCGGCGTTTCAGTTTCTGCGCATGATCTCGCCCTTGTCGTGGATGCCGGTGGTGGTGATGCTGATGGGCGTGGGTGACCAGCCGATCTACTTCCTGCTGGCGTTTGCCGCCTTGTGGCCGATCTTGCTGAACACGGCGGCAGGGGTGCGGCAACTGGACCCACGCTGGCTGCAACTGAGCCGCAGCCTGAGCGCCACGCGCTGGGAAACCTTGTGCAAGGTGATCGTGCCGGGGGTGATCGGCCACGTGCTGACCGGCGTGCGCCTGGCCATCGGCATTCTTTGGATTGTGCTGGTGCCGTGCGAAATGCTGGGCGTGAGTGCGGGGCTTGGCTACTTCATTCTCGATACCCGCGACCGGCTGGCGTACTCCGAACTGATGGCGATGGTGCTGCTGATTGGCGTGCTGGGGTTTGTGCTGGATGCCTTGGCGCGTGGGTTGCATCGGCGCTGGGTGCATGGCTGA